The Streptomyces noursei ATCC 11455 sequence CCGGGGCCGCCGCGACCGCGCAGGGCCGCGAACTCCCCAGTGAGGTTGGCCCGCAGCCAGTTGCGGATCTCGGTGCGGAAGCTCTCGACGGTGGTGGGGGCCTCGACGCTGCTCATGGCCGTACGTTAACCTACCAAACACTTGTTAGGGAAGGAGGTCGCCGATGACCGCCGGCGAGGAAACGCCCGTGGTGCGCTATGCCCGGCAAGGCCCGGTCGCCACCGTCACGATGAACCGCCCGGACTACCGCAACGCCCAGAACTCCGCGATGACCTACGCCCTGGACCGCGCCTTCTACCGCGCCGCGGACGACGACGAGGTCAAGGTCGTGGTGCTGGCCGGCGAGGGCCGGCACTTCTCCGCGGGACACGACATCGGCAGCCCCGGCCGGGACGCGCATCTCCCCTTCGACCGCAGGGCCGGACTGTGGTGGGACCACTCGGACAAGACCGGAGCGGAGAGCCGCTACGCCCGCGAGTCCGAGGTCTACCTGGGAATGTGCCGCCGCTGGCGGGAGCTGCCCAAACCGGTGATCGCCTCGGTCCAAGGGGCCTGCGTGGCGGGCGGGTTGATGCTCGCCTGGATCTGCGACCTGATCGTCGCCGCCGACGACGCCTTCTTCGCCGACCCGGTCGTGCGGATGGGCATCCCCGGCGTGGAGTACTTCGCCCACCCGTGGGTGATGCCGCCCCGGATCGCCAAGGAGTTCCTCTACACCGGCGACCGGATGCCGGCCGAGCGGGCCTACCAGCTGGGCATGGTCAACCGCGTCGTCCCCCGCGCCGAACTGGCTGACCGTACCCGGGAGTTGGCGGAGCGCGTAGCCGAGATGCCCCGCATGGGCCTGGCACTGACCAAGCGCGCGGTCAACCAGGCGGAGGACCTCCAGGGCCTGCACACCGGCCTGGACTCGGTCTTCGGCCTGCACCACCTCGCACACGCCCACAACGCCGAGACCGCCCCGGACCCGCTCGGCGGCATGGACATCAAGAAGATGAAGGAGGCCGGTTCCTGATGGACCTGGACGCAAGCGACGCCGACGCCGCGTTCCGGGCCGAGGCCCGTGCCTGGCTCGCCGCGCACGTCCCCGCGGCGCCGCTACCGTCGCTGGAGACCCGCGAGGGCTTCGCCGCACACCGCGACTGGGAACGCCGACTCGCCGCGGACCGCTGGTCGGTGGTCTCCTGGCCGGCCGAGCACGGCGGCCGGGACGCCTCCCTCTTCCAATGGCTGATCTTCGAGGAGGAGTACTACGCGGCGGGCGCCCCCGGCCGGGTGAGCCAGAACGGCATCAACCTCCTCGCCCCCACCCTCTTCGAGCACGGCACCCCGGAGCAGCGCGCCCGCGTCCTCGGCCCGATGGCGACCGGCGAGGTCGTCTGGGCCCAGGCGTGGTCCGAGCCGGAGGCCGGCTCGGACCTCGCGTCGCTGCGCTCGACGGCGGTCCGCACCGACGGCGGCTGGCGCTTGCGCGGCCAGAAGACCTGGTCGTCCCGGGCCGCCTTCGCCGACCGCGCGTTCGGCCTGTTCCGCAGCGAACCCGGCACGCCGCGCCCGCACCAGGGCCTGACGTATCTGATGTTCCCGCTGGACGCCCCCGGAGTGACGGTGCGTCCGATCGGCCGGCTGGACGGCAAACCGGCCTTCGCCGAGCTCTTCCTCGACGACGTCTTCGTCCCGGACGCGGACGTCATCGGCGAGCCCGGCCAGGGCTGGCGGGTGGCGATGAGCACCGCCGGCAACGAACGCGGGCTGACCCTGCGCAGCCCCGGCCGCTTCACCGCCGCCGCC is a genomic window containing:
- a CDS encoding enoyl-CoA hydratase, whose product is MTAGEETPVVRYARQGPVATVTMNRPDYRNAQNSAMTYALDRAFYRAADDDEVKVVVLAGEGRHFSAGHDIGSPGRDAHLPFDRRAGLWWDHSDKTGAESRYARESEVYLGMCRRWRELPKPVIASVQGACVAGGLMLAWICDLIVAADDAFFADPVVRMGIPGVEYFAHPWVMPPRIAKEFLYTGDRMPAERAYQLGMVNRVVPRAELADRTRELAERVAEMPRMGLALTKRAVNQAEDLQGLHTGLDSVFGLHHLAHAHNAETAPDPLGGMDIKKMKEAGS
- a CDS encoding acyl-CoA dehydrogenase family protein → MDLDASDADAAFRAEARAWLAAHVPAAPLPSLETREGFAAHRDWERRLAADRWSVVSWPAEHGGRDASLFQWLIFEEEYYAAGAPGRVSQNGINLLAPTLFEHGTPEQRARVLGPMATGEVVWAQAWSEPEAGSDLASLRSTAVRTDGGWRLRGQKTWSSRAAFADRAFGLFRSEPGTPRPHQGLTYLMFPLDAPGVTVRPIGRLDGKPAFAELFLDDVFVPDADVIGEPGQGWRVAMSTAGNERGLTLRSPGRFTAAAERLTALWRETADPTDTALRDRVADAVIGARAYQLFTYANASRLAGGGSLGAESSLNKVFWSELDIALHETALDLLGPHGALADDADEAPAHGSWAEGYTFSLAGPVYAGTNEIQRNIIAERLLGLPKEARG